One Mus musculus strain C57BL/6J chromosome X, GRCm38.p6 C57BL/6J DNA window includes the following coding sequences:
- the Tmem29 gene encoding protein FAM104B isoform X3, whose translation MWKRRPDDNEDDNYRPPRSKRIKKDQDIQEHHAIESTSSDNERNQGSINNPNRERVPESSLNPSTAELDSNIPGFSQEEDYEVCQDQDPYSHINNILKEAHFYSLQQRGHSPT comes from the exons ATGTG GAAAAGAAGACCAGATGATAATGAGGATGACAACTACCGTCCCCCTCGTTCGAAGAGGATTAAGAAGGACCAGGACATACAGGAACATCATGCTATAGAG tcGACAAGCAGTGATAATGAAAGGAACCAAGGCAGCATCAATAACCCCAATCGTGAGAGAGTACCAGAAAGCAGCTTAAACCCGAGTACTGCTGAACTAGACTCCAATATCCCTGGGTTCTCCCAAGAGGAGGATTATGAAGTGTGCCAAGACCAAGATCCTTACTCACATATTAACAACATCTTGAAGGAGGCTCATTTCTACAGCCTCCAGCAGAGAGGACACTCTCCGACTTGA
- the Tmem29 gene encoding protein FAM104B isoform b (isoform b is encoded by transcript variant 3) encodes MDDPPKMDDPPMKRRPDDNEDDNYRPPRSKRIKKDQDIQEHHAIESTSSDNERNQGSINNPNRERVPESSLNPSTAELDSNIPGFSQEEDYEVCQDQDPYSHINNILKEAHFYSLQQRGHSPT; translated from the exons GAAAAGAAGACCAGATGATAATGAGGATGACAACTACCGTCCCCCTCGTTCGAAGAGGATTAAGAAGGACCAGGACATACAGGAACATCATGCTATAGAG tcGACAAGCAGTGATAATGAAAGGAACCAAGGCAGCATCAATAACCCCAATCGTGAGAGAGTACCAGAAAGCAGCTTAAACCCGAGTACTGCTGAACTAGACTCCAATATCCCTGGGTTCTCCCAAGAGGAGGATTATGAAGTGTGCCAAGACCAAGATCCTTACTCACATATTAACAACATCTTGAAGGAGGCTCATTTCTACAGCCTCCAGCAGAGAGGACACTCTCCGACTTGA
- the Tmem29 gene encoding protein FAM104B isoform c (isoform c is encoded by transcript variant 4), translating to MWKRRPDDNEDDNYRPPRSKRIKKDQDIQEHHAIESTSSDNERNQGSINNPNRERVPESSLNPSTAELDSNIPGFSQEEDYEVCQDQDPYSHINNILKEAHFYSLQQRGHSPT from the exons GAAAAGAAGACCAGATGATAATGAGGATGACAACTACCGTCCCCCTCGTTCGAAGAGGATTAAGAAGGACCAGGACATACAGGAACATCATGCTATAGAG tcGACAAGCAGTGATAATGAAAGGAACCAAGGCAGCATCAATAACCCCAATCGTGAGAGAGTACCAGAAAGCAGCTTAAACCCGAGTACTGCTGAACTAGACTCCAATATCCCTGGGTTCTCCCAAGAGGAGGATTATGAAGTGTGCCAAGACCAAGATCCTTACTCACATATTAACAACATCTTGAAGGAGGCTCATTTCTACAGCCTCCAGCAGAGAGGACACTCTCCGACTTGA